A portion of the Streptomyces platensis genome contains these proteins:
- the yajC gene encoding preprotein translocase subunit YajC, giving the protein MSIVTLLPFIVLIGAMFLMTRSAKKKQQAAAQMRNEMQVGTGIRTIGGMYATVKEVHEDTVLLEVAPGVHAIYAKNAIGAVLADEEYNRILDGADPIHAGEPIVPDDASSLTGDTAEAEKADKIDLGKTAPADAEPAADEAKDAKPADEVKDTVKADADAAKDDKKSGDDAK; this is encoded by the coding sequence GTGAGTATCGTGACTCTCCTCCCCTTCATCGTCCTCATCGGGGCCATGTTCCTGATGACGCGGTCCGCCAAGAAGAAGCAGCAGGCGGCCGCGCAGATGCGCAATGAAATGCAGGTCGGCACCGGCATCCGGACCATCGGCGGCATGTACGCCACGGTCAAGGAAGTCCACGAGGACACCGTCCTCCTGGAGGTCGCCCCCGGCGTGCACGCCATTTACGCCAAGAACGCCATCGGCGCCGTGCTCGCGGACGAGGAGTACAACCGCATCCTGGACGGTGCCGACCCGATCCACGCCGGCGAGCCGATTGTTCCGGACGACGCCTCCTCGCTGACCGGCGACACCGCCGAGGCCGAGAAGGCCGACAAGATCGACCTGGGCAAGACCGCCCCGGCCGACGCCGAGCCCGCCGCCGACGAGGCCAAGGACGCCAAGCCCGCCGACGAGGTCAAGGACACCGTCAAGGCGGACGCCGACGCCGCGAAGGACGACAAGAAGTCCGGCGACGACGCGAAGTAG
- a CDS encoding glycosyltransferase family 4 protein — protein MKIGIVCPYAWDVPGGVQFHIRDLADHLIRLGHEVSVLAPADDETPLPPYVVSAGRAVPVPYNGSVARLNFGFLSAARVRRWLQHGAFDVIHIHEPASPSLGLLSCWAAQGPIVATFHTSNPRSRAMIAAYPILQPALEKISARIAVSEYARRTLVEHLGGDAVVIPNGVDVDFFATAEPKAEWQGRTIGFIGRIDEPRKGLPVLMKALPTILSEVPDARLLVAGRGDEAEAVADLPADLRSRVEFLGMVSDEDKARLLRSVDLYVAPNTGGESFGIILVEAMSAGAPVLASDLDAFAQVLDQGEAGELFTNEDADALAAAAVQLLGDPARLTELRDRGARHVRRFDWATVGADILAVYETVTTGAMSVATDERIGPRGRRRLAKD, from the coding sequence GTGAAGATCGGCATCGTCTGCCCGTACGCCTGGGACGTCCCCGGCGGCGTGCAGTTCCACATCCGCGACCTGGCCGATCACCTGATCCGCCTCGGCCATGAGGTCTCCGTCCTCGCCCCCGCGGACGACGAGACCCCCCTGCCGCCGTACGTCGTCTCCGCCGGCCGGGCCGTCCCCGTCCCGTACAACGGCTCGGTCGCCCGCCTCAACTTCGGCTTCCTCTCCGCCGCCCGGGTCCGCCGCTGGCTCCAGCACGGCGCCTTCGACGTCATCCACATCCACGAGCCGGCCTCGCCCTCGCTGGGCCTGCTCTCCTGCTGGGCGGCCCAGGGCCCGATCGTGGCGACCTTCCACACCTCCAACCCGCGCTCGCGGGCGATGATCGCCGCGTATCCGATCCTCCAGCCCGCACTGGAGAAGATCAGCGCACGGATCGCGGTGAGCGAATACGCCCGCCGCACCCTCGTCGAACACCTCGGCGGCGATGCGGTGGTCATCCCCAACGGCGTGGACGTCGACTTCTTCGCCACCGCCGAGCCCAAGGCGGAGTGGCAGGGCAGGACGATCGGCTTCATCGGCCGGATCGACGAACCGCGCAAGGGCCTGCCGGTCCTGATGAAGGCGCTCCCCACGATCCTCTCCGAAGTACCGGACGCCCGGCTGCTGGTAGCCGGCCGCGGCGACGAGGCGGAGGCCGTCGCGGACCTGCCCGCCGATCTGCGCTCCCGGGTCGAATTCCTCGGCATGGTCAGCGACGAGGACAAGGCCCGCCTGCTGCGCAGCGTCGACCTCTACGTCGCGCCCAACACGGGCGGCGAGTCCTTCGGCATCATCCTGGTGGAGGCCATGTCGGCCGGTGCGCCCGTACTGGCCAGCGACCTCGACGCCTTCGCCCAGGTCCTCGACCAGGGCGAGGCCGGCGAACTCTTCACCAACGAGGACGCCGATGCGCTTGCCGCTGCGGCGGTACAACTCCTCGGTGACCCGGCGCGCCTGACCGAACTCCGCGACCGCGGCGCCCGCCACGTACGCCGCTTCGACTGGGCCACCGTCGGCGCCGACATCCTCGCCGTCTACGAAACGGTCACCACCGGGGCGATGTCGGTAGCCACCGACGAGAGAATCGGCCCAAGGGGCCGTCGTCGCCTGGCCAAGGATTAA
- the pdxS gene encoding pyridoxal 5'-phosphate synthase lyase subunit PdxS, with amino-acid sequence MSSTPTTPQNPETGTARVKRGMAEQLKGGVIMDVVTPEEAKIAEDAGAVAVMALERVPADIRKDGGVARMSDPDMIDGIISAVSIPVMAKSRIGHFVEAQVLQSLGVDYIDESEVLTPADEVNHSDKWAFTTPFVCGATNLGEALRRITEGAAMIRSKGEAGTGNVVEAVRHMRQIKGEIARLRGYDNNELFAAAKELRAPYELVKEVAELGKLPVVLFSAGGVATPADAALMRQLGAEGVFVGSGIFKSGDPAKRAAAIVKATTFYDDPKVIADVSRNLGEAMVGINCDTLPEAERYANRGW; translated from the coding sequence GTGTCCAGCACGCCCACCACGCCCCAGAACCCCGAGACCGGAACCGCGCGCGTCAAGCGCGGGATGGCCGAGCAGCTCAAGGGCGGCGTGATCATGGACGTCGTCACGCCGGAAGAGGCGAAGATCGCCGAGGACGCGGGCGCCGTCGCCGTCATGGCCCTGGAGCGGGTCCCCGCCGACATCCGCAAGGACGGTGGCGTGGCCCGGATGTCGGACCCCGACATGATCGACGGCATCATCAGCGCCGTCTCCATCCCGGTCATGGCCAAGTCCCGGATCGGCCACTTCGTCGAGGCGCAGGTCCTCCAGTCGCTCGGCGTCGACTACATCGACGAGTCCGAGGTCCTCACCCCGGCCGACGAGGTCAACCACTCCGACAAGTGGGCCTTCACCACCCCCTTCGTGTGTGGTGCCACCAACCTGGGCGAGGCGCTGCGCCGGATCACCGAGGGCGCCGCCATGATCCGCTCGAAGGGCGAGGCCGGCACCGGCAACGTCGTCGAGGCGGTGCGCCACATGCGTCAGATCAAGGGCGAGATCGCCCGGCTGCGCGGCTACGACAACAACGAGCTGTTCGCCGCCGCCAAGGAGCTGCGCGCCCCGTACGAGCTGGTCAAGGAGGTTGCCGAGCTCGGCAAGCTGCCGGTCGTGCTGTTCTCCGCCGGTGGTGTCGCCACCCCGGCCGACGCCGCGCTGATGCGTCAGCTCGGTGCCGAGGGCGTGTTCGTCGGCTCCGGCATCTTCAAGTCCGGTGACCCCGCCAAGCGCGCCGCCGCGATCGTGAAGGCCACCACCTTCTACGACGACCCGAAGGTGATCGCGGACGTGTCCCGCAACCTGGGCGAGGCCATGGTCGGCATCAACTGCGACACCCTCCCCGAGGCCGAGCGCTACGCCAACCGCGGCTGGTAG
- a CDS encoding elongation factor G-like protein EF-G2 has product MSEKSSTHPGAAGRASTADQPTALRNVVLVGHSGSGKTTLVEALALASGAVNRAGRVEDGGCLSDFDDIEHRQQRSVQLSLVPVDWGEVKINILDTPGYADFVGELRAGLRAADAALFVVSAADGVAGATRMVWDECAAVGMPRALVITHLEASRADFDEMTERCRSTLGGEDPDAVLPLYLPLYGTPGADGHAPVHGLIGLLSQRVFDYSSGERTERAPTADELPLIESARNRLIEGIIAESEDESLMDRYLGGEEIDVKTLIGDLETAVARGTFHPVLAAAPAAEGAKQGLGTVELLELITGGFPTPVEREAPAVTTPDGTPRPALSCDPEGPLAAEVVKTSSDPYVGRISLVRLFSGTLRPDETVHVSGHGLQDRGHEDHDVDERVGALSTPFGKQQRPLSKAIAGDLACVAKLSRAETGDTLSGKDEPLLMEPWTMPDPLLPVAIQAHSKADEDKLSQGLARLVAEDPTMRLEHNQDTHQVVLWCLGEAHVDVALERLRTRYGVQVDTVAHKVSLRETFGAPAAGRGRHVKQSGGHGQFAICEIEVEPLPGGSGIEFVDKVVGGAVPRQFIPSVEKGVRTQAARGVAAGHPLVDIRVTLFDGKAHSVDSSDAAFQTAGALALREAAGEVRIDLLEPVSEVSVMVPDDFVGQVMSDLSGRRGRVVGTEQSGAGRTVVRAEVPEIEIDRYAIDLRSLSHGTGRFSRVHLRHEPMPPQLADKWREEAENGA; this is encoded by the coding sequence ATGAGCGAGAAATCGAGTACACACCCGGGAGCCGCCGGCAGGGCATCAACGGCCGACCAGCCCACGGCCCTGCGCAATGTGGTGCTGGTCGGCCACAGCGGCTCGGGAAAAACCACACTGGTCGAGGCCCTCGCGCTGGCATCCGGCGCGGTCAACCGGGCGGGCCGGGTCGAGGACGGCGGCTGCCTCTCCGACTTCGACGACATCGAACACCGGCAGCAACGCTCCGTACAGCTCTCCCTGGTCCCGGTGGACTGGGGAGAAGTCAAGATCAATATCTTGGACACCCCCGGATACGCCGATTTCGTCGGGGAACTCAGGGCCGGTCTGCGCGCCGCGGACGCGGCCCTTTTCGTTGTCTCGGCGGCCGACGGCGTGGCCGGCGCGACCCGGATGGTCTGGGACGAGTGCGCGGCCGTCGGAATGCCGCGCGCGCTGGTCATCACGCACCTGGAGGCGTCCCGCGCCGACTTCGACGAGATGACCGAGCGCTGCCGCTCGACTCTCGGCGGCGAGGACCCGGACGCCGTCCTCCCCCTCTACCTCCCCCTGTACGGGACACCGGGCGCCGACGGCCACGCCCCCGTGCACGGCCTGATCGGCCTGCTCTCGCAGCGGGTCTTCGACTACTCCTCCGGCGAGCGCACCGAACGCGCACCGACGGCGGACGAGCTGCCGCTGATCGAGTCGGCCCGTAACCGCCTCATCGAGGGCATCATCGCCGAGAGCGAGGACGAGTCCCTGATGGACCGCTACCTCGGCGGCGAGGAGATCGACGTCAAGACCCTCATCGGGGACCTGGAGACGGCGGTCGCCCGGGGCACCTTCCATCCCGTACTGGCCGCGGCCCCGGCAGCCGAGGGCGCCAAGCAGGGGCTGGGCACCGTGGAGCTGCTGGAGCTGATCACCGGTGGCTTCCCGACGCCCGTGGAGCGCGAGGCGCCGGCCGTGACCACCCCGGACGGCACCCCCCGCCCGGCGCTGAGCTGTGATCCCGAGGGTCCGCTCGCGGCCGAGGTGGTCAAGACCTCCTCCGACCCGTACGTCGGCCGGATCTCGCTCGTCCGCCTCTTCTCGGGGACCCTGCGCCCGGACGAGACGGTGCATGTCTCGGGCCACGGCCTACAGGACCGCGGGCACGAGGACCATGACGTCGACGAGCGGGTCGGCGCACTGTCCACCCCGTTCGGCAAGCAGCAGCGCCCGCTGTCCAAGGCGATCGCCGGCGATCTGGCCTGTGTGGCGAAGCTGTCCCGGGCCGAGACCGGCGACACCCTCTCCGGCAAGGACGAGCCGCTGCTGATGGAGCCCTGGACGATGCCGGACCCGCTGCTGCCGGTCGCCATCCAGGCCCACAGCAAGGCCGACGAGGACAAGCTCTCCCAGGGCCTGGCCCGGCTGGTCGCCGAGGACCCGACGATGCGTCTGGAGCACAACCAGGACACCCATCAGGTGGTGCTGTGGTGCCTGGGCGAGGCGCATGTCGATGTCGCCCTGGAGCGGCTGCGGACCCGCTACGGCGTCCAGGTGGACACGGTCGCGCACAAGGTGTCGCTGCGGGAGACCTTCGGCGCCCCCGCCGCGGGCCGGGGGCGCCATGTGAAGCAGTCCGGCGGACACGGCCAGTTCGCGATCTGCGAGATCGAGGTGGAACCGCTGCCCGGCGGCTCCGGTATCGAGTTCGTGGACAAGGTCGTGGGCGGCGCGGTGCCCCGGCAGTTCATCCCGTCCGTGGAGAAGGGCGTACGCACCCAGGCCGCACGCGGGGTCGCCGCCGGACATCCGCTCGTCGACATCCGCGTCACGCTGTTCGACGGCAAGGCGCACTCCGTCGACTCCTCGGACGCCGCGTTCCAGACGGCGGGCGCGCTGGCGCTGCGGGAGGCCGCCGGTGAGGTCCGGATCGATCTGCTCGAACCGGTGTCCGAGGTGAGCGTGATGGTTCCGGACGATTTCGTCGGCCAGGTGATGAGCGATCTGTCAGGACGCCGCGGCCGGGTCGTGGGCACCGAACAGTCAGGGGCGGGACGCACCGTGGTGCGCGCCGAGGTGCCCGAGATCGAGATCGACCGGTACGCGATCGATCTGCGCTCCCTCTCGCACGGCACCGGGCGGTTCTCCCGCGTCCACCTGCGGCATGAGCCGATGCCGCCGCAGCTCGCCGACAAGTGGCGGGAAGAGGCGGAGAACGGCGCATAG
- the ruvC gene encoding crossover junction endodeoxyribonuclease RuvC, whose amino-acid sequence MKVLGVDPGLTRCGVGVVDGVAGRPLTMVGVGVVRTPADAEIAQRLVEIERGIDAWLDEYRPEFVAVERVFSQHNVRTVMGTAQASAVAMLCAARRGLPVALHTPSEVKAAVTGSGRADKAQVGAMVTRLLRLDAPPKPADAADALALAICHIWRAPAVNRLQQAHAAARRAAPVRAPGVRRATPQKGTR is encoded by the coding sequence ATGAAGGTGCTGGGGGTGGACCCGGGGCTGACGCGCTGCGGGGTCGGGGTGGTCGACGGTGTCGCCGGCCGGCCGCTGACGATGGTCGGCGTCGGCGTCGTCCGCACCCCCGCGGACGCCGAGATCGCCCAGCGCCTGGTCGAGATCGAGCGCGGGATAGACGCCTGGCTCGATGAGTACCGCCCCGAATTCGTCGCCGTGGAGCGGGTCTTCAGCCAGCACAACGTCCGTACGGTCATGGGCACCGCCCAGGCCAGCGCGGTCGCCATGCTGTGCGCGGCCCGCCGCGGGCTGCCGGTCGCGCTGCACACCCCCAGCGAGGTCAAGGCCGCCGTCACGGGCTCAGGCCGGGCCGACAAGGCCCAGGTCGGCGCGATGGTGACCCGTCTGCTGCGGCTCGACGCGCCACCGAAGCCGGCCGACGCCGCCGATGCCCTCGCCCTCGCCATCTGTCACATCTGGCGCGCCCCCGCGGTCAACCGCCTCCAGCAGGCGCATGCCGCGGCCCGCCGCGCCGCTCCCGTCCGCGCTCCCGGCGTCCGCCGGGCGACACCCCAGAAGGGCACCCGATGA
- the ruvA gene encoding Holliday junction branch migration protein RuvA gives MIAFVSGPVAALAPDSAVVEVGGIGMAVQCTPDTLSGLRIGQQAKLATSLVVREDSLTLYGFADDDERQTFELLQTASGVGPRLAQAMLAVHSPDALRLAVATGDEKALTAVPGIGKKGAQKLLLEFKDRLGEPVGTGRAGVGGAVTPGWRDQLHAALIGLGYATREADEAVAAVAPQAEAAVADGGAPQVPQLLKAALQTLNRAR, from the coding sequence ATGATCGCCTTCGTCTCCGGCCCGGTCGCGGCCCTCGCACCGGACTCCGCCGTCGTCGAGGTCGGCGGTATCGGCATGGCTGTCCAGTGCACTCCGGACACCCTCTCCGGCCTGCGCATCGGACAGCAGGCCAAGCTCGCCACCTCCCTCGTCGTCCGCGAGGACTCGCTCACCTTGTACGGCTTCGCCGACGATGACGAGCGGCAGACCTTCGAGCTGCTCCAGACCGCCAGTGGCGTCGGCCCCCGGCTCGCCCAGGCGATGCTCGCGGTGCATTCGCCGGACGCGCTGCGGCTGGCCGTCGCCACCGGTGACGAGAAGGCGCTCACCGCCGTGCCCGGTATCGGCAAGAAGGGCGCGCAGAAGCTGCTCCTGGAGTTCAAGGACCGGCTGGGGGAGCCGGTGGGCACCGGCCGCGCGGGCGTCGGCGGCGCCGTCACACCCGGCTGGCGCGATCAGCTGCACGCCGCCCTGATCGGCCTCGGCTACGCCACCCGCGAGGCGGACGAAGCGGTCGCCGCGGTCGCCCCGCAGGCCGAGGCGGCCGTCGCCGACGGCGGCGCGCCCCAGGTGCCGCAGCTGCTCAAGGCCGCCCTCCAGACCCTGAACCGCGCCCGGTGA
- the pgsA gene encoding phosphatidylinositol phosphate synthase has product MLNKYARAFFTRVLTPFAALLIRIGVSPDAVTLVGTGGVVAGALIFYPLGEFFWGTVVITLFVFSDLVDGNMARQLGRSSRWGAFLDSTLDRVADSAIFGGLALWYAGRGDSLMLCGMAIFCLASGQVVSYTKARGEAIGLPVDVNGLVERAERLVITLVACGLSGLHAFGVPGVEILLPIALWIVGIGSAVTLGQRVVTVRRESAEADAMAQGGNSA; this is encoded by the coding sequence ATGCTGAACAAGTACGCGCGTGCGTTCTTCACGCGTGTTCTCACGCCGTTCGCCGCCCTGCTCATCCGGATCGGCGTCAGCCCGGACGCGGTCACTCTGGTCGGCACCGGGGGCGTGGTGGCCGGCGCCCTGATCTTCTACCCACTGGGCGAGTTCTTCTGGGGAACGGTCGTCATCACGCTGTTTGTCTTCTCCGACCTCGTCGACGGCAACATGGCGCGGCAGCTGGGCCGCTCCAGCCGTTGGGGGGCCTTCCTCGACTCCACCCTCGACCGGGTCGCCGACTCGGCGATCTTCGGCGGACTTGCCCTGTGGTACGCGGGCCGGGGCGACAGCCTGATGCTCTGCGGGATGGCGATCTTCTGCCTCGCCAGCGGCCAGGTGGTCTCGTACACCAAGGCCCGCGGGGAGGCCATCGGACTGCCGGTGGACGTCAACGGCCTGGTGGAACGCGCCGAGCGGCTGGTCATCACGCTGGTCGCCTGCGGCCTGTCGGGCCTGCACGCCTTTGGGGTGCCCGGCGTCGAGATCCTGCTGCCGATCGCCCTGTGGATCGTCGGCATCGGCAGCGCCGTCACCCTGGGCCAGCGCGTGGTGACGGTACGACGGGAGTCGGCCGAGGCCGACGCCATGGCACAAGGGGGGAACAGCGCATGA
- the ruvB gene encoding Holliday junction branch migration DNA helicase RuvB, translating into MNWDDTAPPTTEDPATGAPDRLVGADADGEDTAVEAALRPKDLEEFVGQERVREQLDLVLRAARARGATADHVLLSGAPGLGKTTLSMIIAAEMGAPIRITSGPAIQHAGDLAAILSSLQEGEVLFLDEIHRMSRPAEEMLYMAMEDFRVDVIVGKGPGATAIPLELPPFTLVGATTRAGLLPPPLRDRFGFTAHMEFYAPAELERVIHRSAGLLDVEIEPEGAAEIAGRSRGTPRIANRLLRRVRDYAQVKADGLITREIASQALGVYEVDARGLDRLDRAVLTALLKLFGGGPVGLSTLAVAVGEERETVEEVAEPFLVREGLLARTPRGRIATPAAWDHLGLVPPQQQAGAGGQQGLFGA; encoded by the coding sequence GTGAACTGGGACGACACCGCACCGCCCACCACCGAGGACCCCGCCACGGGCGCGCCCGACCGGCTGGTCGGGGCCGACGCGGACGGTGAGGACACCGCCGTCGAGGCCGCGCTGCGGCCCAAGGACCTGGAGGAATTCGTCGGCCAGGAGCGGGTGCGCGAACAGCTCGACCTGGTCCTGCGCGCCGCCCGGGCCCGCGGTGCCACCGCCGACCACGTCCTGCTGTCCGGAGCGCCGGGCCTCGGCAAGACGACCCTCTCGATGATCATCGCCGCCGAGATGGGCGCCCCGATCCGCATCACCTCCGGCCCCGCCATCCAGCACGCCGGTGATCTCGCCGCGATCCTCTCCTCCCTCCAGGAGGGCGAGGTCCTCTTCCTCGACGAGATCCACCGGATGTCCCGGCCCGCCGAGGAAATGCTCTACATGGCGATGGAGGACTTCCGCGTCGACGTGATCGTCGGCAAGGGCCCGGGCGCCACCGCCATCCCGCTCGAACTCCCCCCGTTCACCCTGGTCGGGGCCACGACCAGGGCCGGTCTGCTGCCGCCCCCGCTGCGCGACCGCTTCGGCTTCACCGCCCATATGGAGTTCTACGCCCCCGCCGAGCTGGAGCGGGTCATCCACCGCTCGGCCGGGCTGCTGGACGTCGAGATAGAGCCCGAGGGCGCCGCGGAGATCGCCGGCCGCTCGCGGGGCACGCCCCGTATCGCCAACCGTCTGCTGCGCCGGGTCCGCGACTACGCGCAGGTGAAGGCCGACGGCCTGATCACCCGCGAGATCGCCTCCCAGGCCCTCGGGGTCTACGAGGTCGACGCCCGCGGCCTGGACCGCCTCGACCGCGCGGTGCTCACGGCCCTGCTCAAGCTGTTCGGCGGCGGACCGGTGGGCCTGTCGACCCTCGCGGTGGCGGTGGGGGAGGAGCGGGAGACGGTCGAGGAGGTCGCCGAGCCGTTCCTCGTACGGGAAGGTCTGCTGGCCAGGACCCCCAGGGGCCGGATCGCGACCCCGGCGGCCTGGGACCATCTGGGGCTCGTCCCGCCACAGCAGCAGGCGGGCGCCGGCGGGCAGCAGGGCTTGTTCGGGGCGTGA
- a CDS encoding phosphatidylinositol mannoside acyltransferase, with product MSPRRNGRPLIDTEKLAEALYALGWSTVKKLPEGAAVRLGRRIADIAWKRRGKGVLRLESNLARVVPDATPQRLAELSRAGMRSYMRYWMESFRLPAWSKDRIRAGFTPEDVHYLEDGLKSDRGVILALPHMGNYDLAGAWVTTKLGVPFTTVAQRLKPETLYDRFVAYREGLGMEVLPHTGGTAFGTLARRLRAGGLVCLVADRDLSASGIEVKFFGEATKMPAGPAVLAVQTGAMLLPVTLWYDDTPVMRGRVHPEIEVPETGTRAEKAAQMTQALADAFASGIADHPEDWHMLQRLWLADLEAREEPGAPGGTEASGTSGTESV from the coding sequence ATGAGCCCGCGCAGGAACGGCCGGCCGTTGATCGATACGGAGAAGCTGGCGGAGGCGCTCTACGCGCTGGGCTGGAGCACCGTCAAGAAGCTGCCCGAGGGCGCTGCCGTACGGCTCGGCCGCCGGATCGCCGACATCGCCTGGAAGCGCCGCGGCAAGGGCGTCCTCCGTCTGGAGTCGAACCTCGCCCGGGTCGTCCCGGACGCCACACCGCAGCGGCTCGCCGAGCTCTCCCGGGCCGGGATGCGCTCGTACATGCGCTACTGGATGGAGTCCTTCCGGCTGCCGGCCTGGAGCAAGGACCGGATAAGGGCGGGTTTCACCCCCGAGGACGTGCACTACCTGGAGGACGGGCTCAAGTCCGACCGCGGCGTCATCCTGGCCCTGCCCCACATGGGCAACTACGACCTCGCGGGCGCCTGGGTCACCACCAAGCTCGGAGTCCCCTTCACCACCGTCGCCCAGCGCCTCAAGCCGGAAACCCTCTACGACCGCTTCGTCGCCTACCGCGAGGGCCTGGGCATGGAGGTCCTGCCGCACACCGGCGGCACCGCCTTCGGCACGCTCGCCCGGCGGCTGCGGGCCGGCGGGCTGGTCTGCCTGGTCGCGGACCGTGATCTGTCCGCCTCCGGCATAGAGGTCAAGTTCTTCGGCGAGGCCACGAAGATGCCGGCCGGCCCCGCCGTACTCGCCGTCCAGACCGGCGCCATGCTGCTGCCCGTCACCCTCTGGTACGACGACACCCCCGTCATGCGCGGCCGGGTCCACCCGGAGATCGAGGTCCCCGAGACCGGCACCCGCGCCGAGAAGGCCGCCCAGATGACCCAGGCGCTCGCCGACGCCTTCGCCTCCGGCATCGCCGACCACCCCGAGGACTGGCACATGCTCCAGCGGCTCTGGCTCGCCGACCTGGAAGCGCGCGAGGAGCCAGGCGCCCCGGGCGGCACCGAGGCCTCCGGAACCTCCGGAACGGAGTCCGTGTGA
- a CDS encoding YebC/PmpR family DNA-binding transcriptional regulator gives MSGHSKWATTKHKKAVIDAKRGKLFAKLIKNIEVAARTGGADVDGNPTLFDAIQKAKKSSVPNKNIDSAVKRGAGLEAGGADYETIMYEGYGPNGVAVLIECLTDNRNRAASDVRVAMTRNGGSMADPGSVSYLFNRKGVVIVPKGELSEDDVLGAVLDAGAEEVNDLGESFEVLSEATDLVAVRTALQESGIDYDSADANFVPTMQVELEEEGARKIFKLIDALEDSDDVQNVFANFDVSDDVMAKVDA, from the coding sequence ATGTCCGGCCACTCTAAATGGGCTACGACGAAGCACAAGAAGGCCGTGATCGATGCCAAGCGCGGCAAGCTCTTCGCGAAGCTGATCAAGAACATCGAGGTCGCGGCCCGCACCGGCGGCGCCGACGTGGACGGCAACCCGACCCTCTTCGACGCCATCCAGAAGGCCAAGAAGAGCTCGGTGCCCAACAAGAACATCGACTCCGCGGTCAAGCGCGGTGCGGGTCTTGAGGCCGGCGGCGCCGACTACGAGACCATCATGTACGAGGGTTACGGCCCCAACGGTGTCGCGGTGCTCATCGAGTGCCTCACCGACAACCGCAACCGTGCCGCCTCGGACGTCCGTGTCGCCATGACCCGCAACGGCGGTTCGATGGCCGACCCGGGTTCGGTGTCGTACCTGTTCAACCGCAAGGGCGTGGTGATCGTCCCCAAGGGTGAACTGTCCGAGGACGACGTCCTGGGCGCGGTCCTGGACGCGGGCGCCGAAGAGGTCAACGACCTCGGCGAGTCCTTCGAGGTGCTCAGCGAGGCCACCGACCTGGTCGCGGTCCGCACGGCCCTCCAGGAGTCCGGCATCGACTACGACTCGGCCGACGCCAACTTCGTCCCGACCATGCAGGTCGAGCTGGAGGAAGAGGGCGCGCGCAAGATCTTCAAGCTGATCGACGCGCTGGAGGACAGCGACGACGTGCAGAACGTCTTCGCCAACTTCGACGTCTCGGACGATGTCATGGCCAAGGTCGACGCCTGA
- the pdxT gene encoding pyridoxal 5'-phosphate synthase glutaminase subunit PdxT has translation MSTPTIGVLALQGDVREHLVALAEADALARPVRRPEELDEIDGLVIPGGESTTMSKLAVVFGMLEPLRAFVRAGKPVYGTCAGMIMVADKLLDARDDQETFGGVDMIVRRNAFGRQNESFEAAIDVAGIPGGPVEGVFIRAPWVESVGGAVEVLATYDGHTVAVRQGNVLATSFHPELTGDHRVHALFVDMVRRARD, from the coding sequence ATGAGCACCCCCACCATCGGTGTGCTGGCTCTCCAGGGCGACGTCCGCGAGCACCTCGTCGCGCTCGCCGAGGCGGACGCCCTGGCCCGGCCGGTGCGCCGTCCCGAGGAACTGGACGAGATCGACGGCTTGGTCATCCCGGGCGGCGAGTCCACCACGATGTCCAAGCTGGCCGTCGTCTTCGGCATGCTGGAGCCGCTGCGCGCGTTCGTCCGCGCGGGCAAGCCGGTCTACGGCACCTGCGCCGGCATGATCATGGTCGCCGACAAGCTGCTGGACGCCCGCGACGACCAGGAGACGTTCGGCGGCGTCGACATGATCGTGCGCCGTAACGCCTTCGGGCGGCAGAACGAGTCGTTCGAGGCGGCCATCGACGTCGCCGGGATCCCCGGCGGACCGGTCGAGGGCGTCTTCATCCGGGCGCCCTGGGTCGAGTCGGTCGGTGGCGCGGTCGAGGTCCTGGCCACGTACGACGGGCACACCGTGGCCGTGCGGCAGGGTAACGTCCTCGCCACGTCTTTCCACCCGGAGCTCACCGGCGACCACCGGGTCCACGCCCTGTTCGTGGACATGGTGCGGCGGGCCCGGGACTGA